One part of the Aricia agestis chromosome Z, ilAriAges1.1, whole genome shotgun sequence genome encodes these proteins:
- the LOC121738300 gene encoding activity-regulated cytoskeleton associated protein 2-like, with protein sequence MTRSKNNTNTSPSRPVQPNLNNPEDSGSPASLSRPTPSPPPPCAGGARVASPLDAQRISVPTPTPAASAGNFAGCTARYSGAPQESLDAFIDVVESYKDCTNISDGNAVLGLSMLLTLDAATWWQGFKATVTSWDDALRFLRSAFGDRHPPHRIHRELFSNPQTGENTELYISKARALLARLPPGDLSEKVKLDMIYGPLHTRTRQRLRRFASMETLLKK encoded by the exons ATGACTCGGTCCAAGAACAATACAAATACTTCGCCTAGTCGACCGGTCCAGCCGAATCTCAATAATCCGGAGGATAGCGGCTCGCCTGCCAGCCTCTCGCGTCCGACGCCTTCGCCCCCTCCGCCATGTGCCGGCGGCGCCAGAGTGGCGTCACCTCTCGACGCTCAGA GAATTTCCGTGCCTACGCCGACGCCCGCCGCCTCTGCAGGTAACTTCGCAGGCTGCACGGCACGATACAGCGGGGCGCCGCAAGAGTCATTAGACGCTTTCATAGACGTGGTCGAGTCGTACAAAGATTGTACGAACATTAGTGACGGTAATGCCGTGCTCGGTTTATCAATGCTGCTGACGCTCGACGCCGCTACGTGGTGGCAAGGCTTCAAAGCCACCGTCACATCGTGGGACGACGCGCTCCGGTTCCTGCGTAGTGCCTTTGGAGACCGTCACCCGCCTCACCGCATCCACAGAGAGCTCTTTTCCAATCCGCAAACGGGAGAAAATACGGAATTATACATTTCGAAGGCTCGAGCCCTCCTCGCTCGCCTTCCACCAGGCGACCTTAGTGAAAAGGTCAAGCTGGACATGATTTATGGGCCTCTCCACACGCGGACGAGACAGCGTCTTCGACGTTTCGCGTCGATGGAgactcttttaaaaaaatag
- the LOC121738544 gene encoding cell division cycle protein 27 homolog translates to MIVQEPIQVIVWDCLNNYEYDNAIFLAERLHAEVSSEETAFLLGTCYYRAGRINETFYLLHNITLTLPQARYLLAKCSVDLKSYKDAEAVLGTNLDIVASEFGEQAPYALQLLAKIYNITERRSKAAEAHRKALSLNPFMWKSFSQLCNMGEKVDPHQVFQINNSEFTFGVSTLVNLVSNSENISIINSNIPNNTSFNLNITPNNIATRTPMSVSTSITPETQAPVKRMHSVFSGMAPIPFSPSFGMLPVEESPVLYTPTLTDSNEQKAIPKIVNSLRAHVGQLKDAVFSPSPRCTLGPAPRRSSRLFSNNNSSYSVKENNKSPSRKFVAPKSPSRKNKQRKNIKGTTESNERNKSMETVTPTLTPKSTNGVALLGLLKELGEAYKSLAFLDCKTAIKQFQEIPHKQLHSPWVQTMIAKAHYELAQYEAAVKIFVEIRKQHPNRTEGMDVYSTCLWHLQREAQLSALAQELVELNRNDSIAWLAAGNCFSLHKERETALKFFKRAVQIDPDAAYGHALLGHEYAVAEESDKALSSFRTAVSIDPRNYVAWFGIATVFARQERWKASEVHIRRALAIHPHSGVLRCQLGLAQAALGKMDRALSTLERAVALDKENPLCRFHRASVLLRAGRPEDALADLNHLKDIAPRESLVYYLLGKVYNKLGDSHLALMHFSWATDLDPKGTGGHIKEGFDPSKQDDPPEKSS, encoded by the exons ATGATTGTTCAAGAACCTATACAG GTAATCGTTTGGGATTGTCTTAACAATTACGAATATGACAATGCTATATTTCTGGCAGAAAGGCTACACGCTGAAG TTTCTTCGGAGGAAACTGCATTTTTGCTGGGAACGTGTTATTACAGAGCTGGACGAATAAATGAAACATTTTACTTACTCCATAACATTACCCTCACCCTACCACAGGCTAGATATCTATTAGCAAAATGTTCTGTAGACCTCAAGTC ATACAAAGACGCTGAAGCAGTGTTAGGAACGAATCTAGATATTGTTGCTTCTGAGTTTGGTGAACAAGCACCATATGCATTACAACTACTAGCCAAAATTTACAATATAACCGAGAGGAGAAGTAAAGCAGCTGAGGCTCATAGGAAAGCTCTGTCTCTTAATCCCTTCATGTGGAAATCTTTCTCTCAGCTATGTAACATGGGAGAAAAGGTTGATCCCCATCAAGTATTCCAGATAAACAACTCTGAATTTACATTTGGTGTCTCTACATTAGTAAATCTAGTCAGCAATTCAGAAAACATTTCCATAATCAATAGCAATATTCCTAATAATACCAGTTTCAATTTGAATATTACACCAAATAATATCGCCACCCGTACACCCATGTCTGTTTCCACGAGCATAACTCCGGAGACACAAGCACCTGTGAAAAGAATGCATAGTGTATTCAGCGGGATGGCCCCGATCCCATTTTCACCTTCGTTTGGCATGCTCCCTGTGGAAGAATCTCCAGTATTATACACCCCCACACTGACCGATTCTAATGAACAGAAGGCTATACCAAAGATAGTGAATTCCTTGCGAGCTCATGTCGGTCAGTTAAAAGATGCAGTGTTTAGCCCTAGCCCCAGATGCACTCTCGGTCCTGCACCCAGAAGATCATCCAGGCTGTTCAGTAATAACAATAGCAGCTACTCCGTGAAGGAAAACAATAAGTCCCCAAGCAGAAAGTTTGTTGCTCCAAAAAGTCCATcaagaaaaaataaacaacgCAAAAACATTAAAGGGACCACAGAAAGCAACGAAAGGAACAAGAGCATGGAAACTGTAACACCCACTCTCACACCCAAGAGTACTAATGGCGTTGCATTACTAGGCCTGCTGAAGGAATTGGGTGAGGCTTACAAATCTCTGGCGTTCCTTGATTGCAAGACTGCAATCAAACAATTCCAGGAAATTCCACATAAACAATTGCATTCACCGTGGGTCCAGACAATGATTGCGAAGGCCCACTATGAGCTAGCACAATATGAGGCTGCAGTTAAGATTTTTGTTGAGATTAGAAAGCAACACCCTAACCGTACTGAAGGCATGGATGTATATAGCACCTGTTTATGGCACTTACAGAGGGAAGCTCAACTGTCAGCTTTAGCTCAGGAGTTAGTGGAACTGAATAGAAATGACTCGATAGCGTGGCTGGCGGCCGGCAACTGCTTCTCTCTACACAAAGAAAGAGAAACTGCTTTAAAATTCTTTAAGCGTGCAGTACAAATTGATCCAGATGCGGCGTACGGTCATGCCCTACTGGGTCACGAATATGCTGTTGCAGAAGAGAGTGATAAGGCTCTCTCGAGCTTTAGGACTGCTGTCAGTATTGATCCTCGCAACTATGTAGCGTGGTTCGGAATTGCGACAGTATTCGCGAGACAGGAGAGGTGGAAAGCCTCCGAGGTTCACATACGAAGAGCTTTGGCAATACATCCACATTCTGGGGTTTTGAGATGTCAGTTGGGACTTGCACAGGCAGCTCTAGGCAAAATGGATCGAGCATTATCAACTTTAGAGAGAGCAGTCGCGTTAGACAAGGAAAATCCTTTATGTCGTTTCCACAGAGCCTCCGTGTTACTGAGAGCGGGAAGGCCTGAAGATGCACTAGCCGATTTAAATCACTTGAAAGATATAGCACCTAGAGAGTCCTTAGTTTACTATTTGCTCGGGAAGGTCTACAATAAACTGGGAGATTCACATCTCGCCCTCATGCACTTCAGTTGGGCCACAGACTTAGATCCAAAAGGTACAGGTGGTCACATAAAAGAAGGCTTCGATCCTTCAAAACAGGACGATCCCCCTGAGAAATCGAGTTAA